Proteins encoded by one window of Gemmatimonadota bacterium:
- a CDS encoding PIN domain-containing protein has protein sequence MLLDTDVLLDVALDRAPHVEASAALLTWLETQPPMAFVAWHTLANVSYLLRSRAGGRAVRSFLNDLTAFLTVAPAHTDAFRYAATLGMADFEDALQVAAAQACGARVIVTRNLADFRASPVPARTPAEMLEELTG, from the coding sequence ACGTGGCGCTCGACCGGGCGCCGCACGTCGAAGCCTCCGCCGCGCTGCTGACGTGGTTGGAGACGCAGCCGCCGATGGCGTTCGTGGCCTGGCACACGCTCGCCAACGTCTCCTATCTGCTTCGCTCCCGAGCCGGCGGACGCGCGGTTCGCTCCTTCCTGAACGATCTGACGGCCTTCCTCACCGTGGCCCCCGCCCACACGGACGCCTTCCGCTACGCGGCCACGCTCGGCATGGCCGACTTCGAAGACGCCCTGCAGGTGGCCGCGGCCCAGGCCTGTGGCGCGCGCGTCATCGTCACGCGCAACCTGGCCGACTTCCGCGCCTCCCCGGTCCCTGCGCGAACACCCGCCGAGATGCTGGAGGAGCTGACGGGCTGA